The DNA region GCGGCGGCGGCCCCGGCGAGCCGGGCATATCGGGATCTCGAAGAAGTCTGCTGACCGGGCCGCTTACCCTTGACCGGTACGGGCCTGACAGTCCACGGGCGCGGCAGTCGACGGAAGCGGAAGCGGAAAGCAGCGATGGCGGAGCAGCACGACCACCAGCACGACCACGACCACGAGCCCGAGCAGGGCGGGGACCAGCCGGTGAAGGTGGTCGGTGAGGAGCCGGACCTCTCCCGGGGCACGGCGCGTCCGATCACCGTCTTCGGCAACCCGGTGCTGCACCGCGAGGTGAAGGACGTGACCGCCTTCGACGGCGGTCTGTCCGACCTGATCGACGACATGTTCCAGTCGATGTACGCGGCGGAGGGCGTGGGCCTGGCCGCCAACCAGATCGGCGTCGACCTGAAGGTCTTCGTGTACGACTGCCCGGACGACGACGGCGTGCGGCACGTCGGCCACGTGGTCAACCCGGTGCTGGAGGAGTACCCGGCCGACCGCCGGCGGGTGCTGGACGACGGCAACGAGGGCTGCCTGTCGGTGCCGACCGCGTACGCCGAGCTGCCCCGCCCGGACTACGCGGCGGTGACCGGCCAGGACAAGGACGGCAACCCGGTCCGGGTGGAGGGCACCGGGTTCTTCGCCCGCTGCCTCCAGCACGAGACCGACCACCTGTACGGCTTCCTGTACATCGACAAGCTGTCGAAGCGGGACCGCAAGGACGCGCTGAAGCAGATGGGCGAGGGCACCCCGCGCTACGCGACCGTCCCGAACAGCTGACGCCGCAGGCGGGTCGGCGAAGGGTCGGGGAGCCGGTGCTCCCCGGCCCTTCGCCGTGTCCGGGGTGGGTCCGGACGTGCTCGCACGGGTGGGGCCGGCGGGCCCGCCGCGTCAGCCGGCGACGAAGAGCCACTCCGGGCCGTAGGTGAGGTGCGGGGCGGCGGGGAGCTTCACCGCGCTGATCCCGATCGCGGACTCGCGCATGGCGCCCATCAGACCCCTCGCCGTGGCGACCGAGCCGCCGCCCTGGCCGCTGGGGACGCTCCAGGCGTGTTCGAGGGCGCGCAGCATGTCGCTGT from Kitasatospora sp. NBC_00458 includes:
- the def gene encoding peptide deformylase, which codes for MAEQHDHQHDHDHEPEQGGDQPVKVVGEEPDLSRGTARPITVFGNPVLHREVKDVTAFDGGLSDLIDDMFQSMYAAEGVGLAANQIGVDLKVFVYDCPDDDGVRHVGHVVNPVLEEYPADRRRVLDDGNEGCLSVPTAYAELPRPDYAAVTGQDKDGNPVRVEGTGFFARCLQHETDHLYGFLYIDKLSKRDRKDALKQMGEGTPRYATVPNS